One Marinibacterium anthonyi genomic region harbors:
- a CDS encoding metallophosphoesterase, DNA ligase-associated, translating into MNAHAFTFCGARLSALPSGALWWADQGLICVSDLHLCKSERHARRGGAQLPPYETRDTLQRLSDAVEATNARQVICLGDSFDDLAAARALPETERLFLTRLQAGRRWIWIEGNHDPGPLDLGGEHLSELTIGPLTYRHIAQPDAKGEISGHYHPKAQVRTRLRTISRPAFLVDCDRVILPAFGTFTGGLRSTSPELARLMHPDALAILTGPSAHPIRMPR; encoded by the coding sequence ATGAACGCCCACGCCTTCACCTTCTGCGGCGCCCGCCTTTCCGCCCTGCCCTCCGGCGCGCTCTGGTGGGCAGACCAGGGGTTGATTTGCGTCTCGGACCTGCACCTGTGCAAATCCGAACGCCACGCACGCCGCGGCGGTGCTCAACTACCGCCGTACGAAACCCGCGACACGCTGCAACGTCTCTCGGACGCGGTCGAGGCAACAAACGCCCGCCAGGTGATCTGCCTCGGCGACAGTTTCGACGACCTCGCCGCCGCCCGCGCCTTGCCCGAAACGGAACGCCTGTTCCTGACCCGCCTCCAAGCGGGCCGCCGATGGATCTGGATCGAAGGCAACCACGACCCGGGGCCTCTGGACCTTGGCGGCGAACACCTCTCCGAGTTGACCATCGGCCCCCTCACCTACCGCCACATTGCCCAACCGGACGCCAAGGGCGAAATCTCAGGCCACTACCACCCCAAGGCCCAGGTCCGCACCCGCCTGCGCACCATCTCGCGCCCCGCGTTCCTGGTGGATTGCGACCGCGTGATCCTGCCGGCCTTCGGCACCTTCACCGGCGGGTTACGCAGCACCAGCCCCGAACTCGCGCGCCTCATGCACCCCGATGCGCTGGCGATCCTGACAGGGCCAAGCGCCCATCCGATCCGGATGCCGCGCTGA
- a CDS encoding Response regulator of the LytR/AlgR family protein: MPELVKDTARPRRTNVNVLISVWTIGPVLAAAAGPFGTYASHSFGQRLVFWGIVIFVSTLFGMTLRYLAERVVPADYPLGRDGLLVVLMSLVFTPFVWLLAVQMSPTPGTGTPNYGRTMVFVGLISVAVCMARRVIEHNFGPAAQLPAEAEAKPVPERPADPVAATEPGSEPDLPRLRRRLPSDFDGNIIRLNVKDHQVNVVTTEGDYALRLRFGDAVDEMDPVDGFCTHRSHWVARRAVSGAERERGKTFLRLVNGDRVPVSRTYMPELEDAGLL, encoded by the coding sequence ATGCCAGAATTGGTCAAAGACACGGCCCGGCCCCGCCGAACAAACGTGAACGTCCTCATCAGCGTGTGGACGATCGGGCCCGTCCTGGCCGCCGCTGCTGGCCCGTTCGGGACCTATGCGTCGCACAGCTTTGGCCAGCGGCTGGTGTTCTGGGGCATTGTCATCTTCGTCTCCACGCTGTTCGGAATGACCCTGCGCTACCTGGCGGAACGGGTCGTGCCCGCGGATTATCCGCTCGGCCGGGACGGGCTGTTGGTGGTCCTGATGAGCCTTGTCTTCACCCCCTTCGTCTGGCTGCTGGCCGTCCAGATGTCGCCGACCCCCGGGACCGGCACACCGAATTACGGGCGCACGATGGTCTTCGTCGGCCTGATCAGCGTCGCGGTCTGCATGGCGCGGCGGGTGATTGAACACAACTTCGGACCTGCGGCCCAACTGCCGGCCGAGGCCGAGGCCAAGCCGGTGCCCGAACGTCCGGCCGATCCCGTGGCTGCAACCGAACCCGGTTCCGAACCGGACCTGCCGCGTCTGAGGCGGCGGCTGCCCAGCGACTTTGACGGCAACATCATCCGGCTGAACGTCAAGGACCACCAGGTCAACGTGGTGACGACAGAAGGCGATTACGCGCTGCGTCTGCGGTTTGGGGATGCGGTCGACGAGATGGATCCGGTGGACGGCTTTTGCACCCACCGCAGCCATTGGGTCGCCCGCCGCGCGGTCAGCGGGGCCGAGAGGGAGCGGGGAAAGACCTTTCTGCGCCTTGTCAACGGTGACCGCGTGCCGGTGAGCCGAACCTACATGCCTGAGCTGGAAGATGCCGGGCTGCTCTGA
- the folD_1 gene encoding Bifunctional protein FolD protein, which produces MTAEIIDGKAFAADVRAKVAEHVTALKAEHGITPGLAVVLVGEDPASQVYVRSKGKQTVEAGMASFEHKLGVDTPEADLLDLVESLNRNPAVHGILVQLPLPDHIDTDKVINAIAPAKDVDGFHISNVGLLGTGQKAMVPCTPLGSLMLLRDRLGSLSGLNAVVIGRSNIVGKPMAQLLLGDSCTVTIAHSRTKDLPEVVKRADIVVAAVGRPGMVKGDWIKPGATVIDVGINRIPAPEKGEGKTRLVGDCDYDSCAAVAGAITPVPGGVGPMTIACLLANTLTACCRANGLAEPGGLTA; this is translated from the coding sequence ATGACGGCTGAGATCATAGACGGGAAGGCTTTCGCGGCGGATGTGCGGGCGAAGGTGGCGGAACATGTAACGGCGCTGAAGGCGGAACACGGGATCACCCCGGGCCTGGCCGTGGTGCTGGTGGGCGAGGACCCGGCCAGCCAGGTCTACGTGCGGTCCAAGGGCAAACAGACGGTGGAGGCCGGCATGGCCTCGTTCGAGCACAAGCTGGGCGTGGATACGCCCGAGGCGGACCTGCTGGACCTGGTGGAAAGCCTGAACCGCAACCCGGCGGTGCACGGGATCCTGGTGCAGCTGCCGCTGCCCGATCACATCGACACCGACAAGGTGATCAACGCCATCGCGCCGGCCAAGGACGTCGACGGGTTCCATATTTCCAACGTCGGGCTTCTGGGGACCGGGCAGAAGGCGATGGTGCCCTGCACGCCGCTGGGCAGCCTGATGCTGCTGCGCGACCGGCTGGGGTCGCTGTCGGGGCTGAACGCGGTGGTGATCGGGCGGTCGAACATCGTTGGCAAACCGATGGCGCAGCTGCTGCTGGGCGACAGCTGTACGGTGACGATCGCGCATTCGCGGACGAAGGATCTGCCCGAGGTGGTGAAACGGGCCGATATCGTGGTGGCCGCCGTGGGCCGGCCCGGGATGGTCAAGGGCGACTGGATCAAGCCTGGCGCCACGGTGATCGACGTGGGCATCAACCGGATCCCCGCGCCCGAGAAGGGCGAGGGCAAGACCCGGCTGGTGGGCGATTGCGATTATGATAGCTGCGCCGCCGTGGCAGGGGCCATCACGCCAGTGCCGGGCGGGGTGGGGCCGATGACCATCGCCTGCCTGCTGGCCAATACTCTGACCGCCTGCTGCCGGGCCAACGGGCTGGCCGAGCCCGGGGGACTGACCGCCTGA
- the fhs_1 gene encoding Formate--tetrahydrofolate ligase produces MSFKTDIEIARAARKKPIQEVGAALGIEAGDLVPYGHDKAKVSRALIDSVQDRPQGKLILVTAINPTPAGEGKTTTTVGLGDGLNRIGKKAAICIREASLGPCFGMKGGAAGGGYAQVVPMEDMNLHFTGDFHAITTAHNLLSAMIDNHIYWGNDLQIDQRRVVWRRVLDMNDRALRQVVTSLGGAANGFPSEAGFDITVASEVMAILCLARDLEDLQARLGDMIVAYRRDRSPVYCRDLKADGAMTVLLKDALQPNLVQTLENTPAFVHGGPFANIAHGCNSIIATTTALKLADYVVTEAGFGADLGAEKFMNIKCRKAGLAPDCVVLVATVRAMKMNGGVAKADLGAENVAAVKAGCANLGRHIENLKKFGVPVVVAINHFAGDTEAEIAAVDAFVAGQGAEAHVCRHWAEGSAGIEALAQRVVEIADAGETAFTPLYGDEMPLLDKIETVAREIYRADAVVVDTRIRTQLAQWEEQGYGHLPVCMAKTQYSFTTNPSLRGAPTGHSVPVREVRLSAGAGFVVAICGEIMTMPGLPSEPAAEQIRLNADGEIDGLF; encoded by the coding sequence ATGAGTTTCAAGACCGACATCGAGATCGCCCGCGCGGCGCGCAAGAAGCCGATCCAGGAGGTGGGGGCCGCCCTGGGCATCGAGGCCGGCGACCTTGTGCCCTATGGCCATGACAAGGCCAAGGTGAGCCGCGCGCTGATCGACAGCGTGCAGGACCGCCCGCAAGGCAAGCTGATCCTGGTGACCGCGATCAACCCGACACCCGCGGGCGAGGGCAAGACGACGACGACCGTGGGGCTGGGCGACGGGCTGAACCGGATCGGGAAGAAGGCGGCGATCTGCATCCGCGAAGCCTCGCTGGGGCCGTGTTTCGGGATGAAGGGGGGCGCGGCCGGGGGCGGGTATGCGCAGGTGGTGCCGATGGAGGACATGAACCTGCATTTCACCGGCGATTTCCACGCGATCACCACGGCGCACAACCTGCTGTCGGCGATGATCGACAACCACATCTACTGGGGCAACGACCTGCAGATCGACCAGCGCCGCGTGGTCTGGCGCCGGGTGCTGGACATGAACGACCGGGCGCTGCGCCAGGTCGTGACGTCGCTGGGGGGCGCGGCGAACGGGTTTCCGTCGGAGGCCGGGTTCGACATAACCGTGGCGTCCGAGGTCATGGCGATCCTGTGCCTGGCGCGCGACCTGGAGGATTTGCAGGCGCGGCTGGGTGACATGATCGTGGCCTATCGGCGGGACCGGTCGCCGGTGTATTGCCGGGATCTGAAAGCGGACGGGGCGATGACGGTGCTGCTGAAGGATGCGCTGCAGCCGAACCTGGTGCAGACGCTGGAGAACACCCCGGCCTTCGTGCATGGCGGGCCCTTTGCCAATATCGCCCATGGCTGCAATTCGATCATCGCGACGACGACGGCGCTGAAGCTGGCGGATTACGTGGTGACCGAGGCCGGGTTCGGCGCCGACCTGGGTGCCGAGAAGTTCATGAACATCAAGTGCCGCAAGGCGGGGCTGGCGCCCGATTGCGTGGTGCTGGTCGCCACGGTGCGGGCGATGAAGATGAATGGCGGCGTTGCCAAGGCCGACCTGGGGGCCGAGAACGTGGCCGCTGTGAAGGCGGGCTGTGCGAACCTGGGTCGCCATATCGAGAACCTGAAGAAGTTCGGGGTGCCGGTGGTGGTGGCGATCAACCATTTCGCGGGCGATACCGAGGCCGAGATCGCGGCGGTGGACGCCTTCGTGGCCGGGCAGGGGGCGGAAGCGCATGTCTGCCGGCACTGGGCCGAGGGATCGGCCGGCATCGAGGCGCTGGCGCAGCGGGTGGTCGAGATCGCCGATGCCGGGGAGACCGCGTTCACGCCGCTTTACGGCGACGAGATGCCCTTGCTGGACAAGATCGAGACGGTGGCGCGCGAGATCTATCGCGCGGATGCGGTGGTCGTCGATACGCGGATCCGGACGCAGCTGGCGCAATGGGAGGAACAGGGGTACGGGCATCTGCCGGTCTGCATGGCCAAGACGCAGTATTCCTTTACCACGAACCCGTCGCTGCGCGGGGCGCCGACAGGGCACAGTGTGCCGGTGCGCGAGGTGCGGCTGAGCGCGGGCGCGGGGTTTGTCGTGGCGATCTGCGGAGAGATCATGACGATGCCCGGCCTGCCCAGCGAGCCGGCGGCGGAGCAGATCCGGCTGAACGCGGATGGCGAGATCGACGGGCTTTTCTGA
- the yuaD gene encoding Putative metal-sulfur cluster biosynthesis proteins YuaD — MSVYRESIHVGEVVWLGVSVAGTGLRSGAVEALELGFHGVSGARHEGGTRPACVRVRELYPEGTEIRNVRQLTILSQEELQGIAADIGLDALDPGLLGASVVVKGIPDFTHVPPSTRLQGPTGVALTVDMENQPCNLPAREIEKDEPGHGKAFKRAAEGRRGVTAWVERPGALRLGDRLKLWLPAQRGWAEAG; from the coding sequence ATGTCCGTCTATCGTGAAAGCATCCATGTGGGGGAGGTCGTCTGGCTGGGGGTGTCCGTGGCGGGGACGGGGCTGCGGTCCGGGGCCGTGGAGGCGCTGGAGCTGGGCTTTCACGGGGTGAGTGGGGCGCGCCACGAAGGCGGGACCCGACCGGCCTGTGTGCGGGTGCGGGAGCTGTACCCCGAGGGCACCGAGATTCGGAACGTGCGGCAGCTGACCATCCTGTCGCAGGAAGAGCTGCAGGGAATCGCCGCCGACATCGGGCTGGACGCGCTGGATCCGGGACTGCTGGGGGCGTCGGTGGTGGTGAAGGGGATCCCGGATTTCACCCATGTGCCGCCGTCCACGCGCCTGCAGGGACCCACCGGCGTGGCGCTGACCGTCGACATGGAGAACCAGCCCTGCAACCTGCCCGCGCGCGAGATCGAGAAGGACGAGCCGGGCCATGGCAAGGCGTTCAAGCGGGCCGCCGAGGGGCGGCGCGGGGTGACCGCCTGGGTCGAACGGCCCGGCGCGCTGCGGCTGGGCGATCGGCTGAAGCTGTGGCTGCCGGCGCAGCGGGGCTGGGCCGAGGCCGGCTGA
- the ftsH_2 gene encoding ATP-dependent zinc metalloprotease FtsH: MGNARNIAFWVVLFLLILALFNLFSGSGGTLQSREISYSDFVASVKAGEVSQATLDGEQVRFRGADGQDYVTIKPTDAEVTNLLIDNDVPVRAEQQQQSGFQAFIVSLLPFLLLIGVWVYFMNRMQGGGKGGAMGFGKSKAKMLTEKHGRVTFDDVAGIDEAKEELEEIVEFLRNPQKFSRLGGKIPKGALLVGPPGTGKTLLARAIAGEAGVPFFTISGSDFVEMFVGVGASRVRDMFEQAKKNAPCIVFIDEIDAVGRHRGAGYGGGNDEREQTLNQLLVEMDGFEANEGVIIIAATNRKDVLDPALLRPGRFDRQVTVGNPDIKGREKILSVHARKTPLGPDVDLRIIARGTPGFSGADLANLVNEAALMAARVGRRFVTMEDFENAKDKVMMGAERRSMVLTQDQKEKTAYHEAGHAVVGLALPECDPVYKATIIPRGGALGMVVSLPEIDRLNYHRDECEQKLAMTMAGKAAEIIKYGADHVSNGPAGDIMQASQLARAMVMRWGMSDKVGNIDYAEAHEGYQGNTAGFSVSAHTKEMIEEEVRRYIQDGYERAHAILIEKQEEWERLAQGLLEYETLTGEEIKRVMRGEPPQSGDDKGDTPDQGNAPSVTAIPKTKPKKSPPEGGMEPEPSV, translated from the coding sequence TTGGGAAATGCACGTAACATCGCGTTCTGGGTGGTCCTGTTCCTGCTGATCCTTGCGCTGTTCAACCTGTTCAGCGGATCCGGAGGGACCCTTCAGAGCCGCGAGATCAGTTACTCGGACTTCGTCGCCTCCGTGAAGGCGGGCGAGGTCAGCCAGGCGACGCTGGACGGCGAACAGGTGCGCTTTCGCGGCGCCGACGGCCAGGACTACGTGACCATCAAGCCGACCGATGCCGAAGTTACCAACCTGTTGATCGACAACGATGTTCCGGTCCGGGCAGAGCAACAGCAGCAATCGGGTTTCCAGGCCTTCATCGTATCGCTTCTGCCGTTCCTGTTGCTGATCGGCGTCTGGGTCTATTTCATGAACCGGATGCAGGGCGGCGGAAAAGGCGGGGCCATGGGCTTTGGCAAGTCCAAGGCCAAGATGCTGACCGAAAAGCACGGGCGCGTGACCTTCGACGATGTCGCGGGCATCGACGAGGCCAAGGAAGAGCTGGAAGAGATCGTCGAATTCCTGCGCAACCCGCAGAAATTCTCGCGACTCGGGGGCAAGATTCCCAAGGGTGCGCTGCTGGTCGGTCCTCCGGGGACAGGCAAAACCTTGCTTGCGCGGGCGATTGCCGGCGAGGCCGGAGTGCCGTTCTTCACGATTTCCGGTTCGGATTTTGTTGAAATGTTCGTGGGTGTGGGCGCGTCCCGCGTCCGTGACATGTTCGAACAGGCCAAGAAGAACGCGCCCTGCATCGTCTTCATCGACGAGATCGACGCCGTGGGCCGCCATCGTGGCGCCGGCTATGGCGGGGGCAACGACGAACGCGAACAGACGCTGAACCAGCTGCTGGTCGAGATGGACGGGTTCGAGGCCAACGAAGGCGTGATCATCATCGCCGCGACCAACCGCAAGGACGTTCTGGACCCCGCGCTGCTGCGCCCGGGCCGGTTCGACCGTCAGGTCACCGTGGGCAACCCCGACATCAAGGGCCGCGAGAAGATCCTGAGCGTGCATGCCCGCAAGACCCCGCTGGGCCCCGACGTGGACCTGCGCATCATCGCGCGCGGCACGCCCGGGTTTTCGGGCGCCGACCTGGCCAACCTGGTGAACGAGGCGGCGCTGATGGCGGCGCGCGTCGGACGTCGTTTCGTGACGATGGAAGATTTCGAGAACGCCAAGGACAAGGTCATGATGGGCGCCGAGCGCCGGTCGATGGTGCTGACGCAGGACCAGAAGGAAAAGACCGCCTACCACGAGGCCGGTCATGCCGTCGTGGGCCTTGCGCTGCCGGAATGCGACCCGGTCTACAAGGCGACGATCATTCCGCGGGGCGGCGCGCTGGGGATGGTGGTTTCGCTGCCCGAGATCGACCGGCTGAACTATCACCGCGACGAATGCGAACAGAAGCTGGCGATGACCATGGCCGGCAAGGCCGCCGAGATCATCAAGTACGGCGCCGATCACGTGTCCAACGGCCCCGCCGGCGACATCATGCAGGCCAGCCAGCTGGCGCGCGCCATGGTGATGCGCTGGGGCATGTCCGACAAGGTCGGCAACATCGACTATGCCGAGGCGCACGAGGGCTACCAGGGCAATACCGCGGGATTCTCGGTGTCGGCGCATACCAAGGAGATGATCGAGGAAGAGGTGAGGCGCTATATCCAGGACGGCTATGAGCGCGCGCATGCGATCCTGATCGAGAAGCAGGAGGAATGGGAACGCCTGGCCCAGGGCCTGCTGGAATACGAGACGCTGACCGGCGAGGAGATCAAGCGCGTGATGCGGGGCGAGCCGCCGCAATCGGGCGACGACAAGGGCGACACGCCGGACCAGGGCAATGCGCCCAGTGTCACGGCGATTCCCAAGACCAAGCCGAAGAAGTCGCCGCCCGAGGGCGGGATGGAGCCGGAACCGTCGGTCTGA
- the tilS gene encoding tRNA(Ile)-lysidine synthase, whose product MTLADADILAVVRGQFHASAPSKLAVAVSGGGDSMALLHILSRCFPPGAVDLLAVTVDHGLRPEAADEAAFVGRFAETLGVPHAILTWGGWDGTGNLQAAAREARYRLMGDWARSEQVALLALGHTADDQAETVLMRLARSSGVNGLSGMPVRRTMHGVSLVRPMLGLTRAQLRDYLRGHDIAWREDPSNEDPKYERIQMRAALDQLAPLGITAQALSSVATYMAAAREALDWYTFVAARDIAELDAGDVVIDLRGFRVLPEEIARRLLLRAVAWIARSDYPPRRAAVSEAIDALRHGRGATLGGCRLLVGDRAIRVCREYAAVRDRTAGPGQVWDGRWLLQGPVDQDDIRIAALGRKGLSQVPEWRETGRPYAALMASPAVWSGDDLKAAPLAGLANGWRAELHESGEAFFAALLSN is encoded by the coding sequence GTGACCTTGGCGGACGCCGATATCCTGGCGGTCGTCCGGGGCCAGTTTCACGCGTCCGCGCCGTCGAAACTGGCCGTTGCGGTGTCGGGGGGCGGGGATTCCATGGCGCTCCTGCACATCTTGTCCCGATGTTTTCCCCCCGGTGCGGTCGACCTGCTGGCCGTTACCGTCGATCATGGATTACGCCCGGAAGCCGCCGATGAGGCGGCTTTTGTCGGTCGGTTTGCTGAAACCCTGGGTGTGCCGCATGCGATCCTGACCTGGGGCGGCTGGGACGGCACCGGCAATCTGCAGGCCGCCGCGCGCGAGGCCCGCTATCGCCTGATGGGTGACTGGGCGCGGTCGGAACAGGTGGCGCTGCTGGCGCTGGGACACACGGCGGACGATCAGGCCGAGACGGTGTTGATGCGGCTGGCGCGGTCGTCGGGGGTGAACGGGCTGTCGGGGATGCCGGTCCGCCGGACCATGCACGGCGTGTCGCTGGTGCGGCCGATGCTGGGGCTGACACGGGCCCAGCTGCGCGATTACCTGCGCGGGCACGACATCGCATGGCGCGAGGATCCGTCCAACGAAGACCCGAAATACGAACGGATCCAGATGCGCGCGGCGCTTGATCAGCTGGCGCCGCTGGGGATCACCGCGCAGGCGTTGTCGAGCGTGGCGACCTACATGGCGGCGGCGCGCGAGGCGCTGGACTGGTACACGTTCGTCGCCGCGCGCGACATCGCCGAACTGGATGCCGGCGACGTGGTGATCGACCTGCGCGGCTTTCGCGTGCTGCCCGAGGAAATCGCCCGCCGGCTGCTGCTGCGCGCGGTGGCCTGGATCGCGCGCAGCGATTATCCGCCCCGCCGCGCCGCCGTGTCCGAGGCCATCGACGCGCTGCGCCACGGGCGCGGTGCAACGTTGGGCGGCTGCCGGTTGCTGGTGGGGGACCGCGCGATCCGGGTCTGCCGGGAATATGCCGCCGTGCGCGACCGCACGGCCGGACCCGGCCAGGTCTGGGATGGCCGCTGGCTGCTGCAGGGGCCGGTGGACCAGGACGACATCCGCATCGCCGCCCTGGGGCGCAAGGGCCTGTCGCAGGTGCCCGAATGGCGCGAAACCGGGCGGCCCTACGCGGCGCTCATGGCGAGCCCGGCGGTGTGGAGCGGCGACGATCTGAAGGCCGCGCCGCTGGCCGGCCTGGCCAATGGCTGGCGTGCGGAATTACATGAGAGTGGCGAGGCTTTCTTTGCTGCGCTATTATCCAATTGA
- a CDS encoding tol-pal system protein YbgF codes for MRALSMVVILAVAAISVQTRLVSAQDQKDQTLADIRQELSVLYVEIQKLKKELSTTGGPTVQVTGDSVLERVGSIETALQDLTAQTEELEFKVEEVVRDGTNRIGDLEFRLVELEGGDVSKLGETTTLGGANAAPPAPEAQDPPDTTGTELAIGEQADYDAANAAMDAGKYTEAADGYARFVQNYPGSPLAAKAQLSRGKALTQLEDTREAARSYLAAFSADPTGADAPESLTLLGAALGKLGQTNQACLTLAEVPVRFPMSDAVAVAQSERASLGCQ; via the coding sequence ATGCGCGCCCTGTCCATGGTCGTGATCCTGGCGGTCGCGGCGATTTCCGTGCAGACCCGGCTGGTGTCGGCCCAGGACCAGAAGGACCAGACCCTCGCCGATATCCGCCAGGAGCTGTCGGTTCTTTACGTCGAGATCCAGAAGCTCAAGAAGGAGTTATCGACCACCGGCGGGCCGACGGTTCAGGTGACCGGGGACAGCGTGCTGGAACGGGTCGGGTCGATCGAGACGGCGCTGCAGGACCTGACCGCCCAGACCGAAGAGCTTGAGTTCAAGGTCGAGGAAGTCGTGCGCGACGGCACCAACCGGATCGGCGACCTGGAATTCCGCCTGGTCGAGCTGGAAGGCGGCGACGTGTCCAAGCTGGGCGAGACGACGACGCTGGGCGGCGCCAATGCCGCGCCGCCTGCCCCCGAGGCCCAGGACCCGCCCGACACCACCGGCACCGAACTGGCGATCGGCGAACAGGCGGATTACGACGCCGCCAATGCCGCGATGGACGCCGGCAAGTATACCGAGGCCGCCGACGGCTATGCGCGGTTCGTGCAGAACTATCCCGGCAGCCCGCTGGCCGCCAAGGCGCAGCTGAGCCGGGGCAAGGCGCTGACCCAGCTGGAAGACACGCGGGAAGCCGCGCGGTCCTACCTGGCGGCCTTCAGCGCCGATCCCACGGGGGCGGACGCGCCCGAGTCGCTGACGCTGCTGGGCGCGGCGCTTGGCAAGCTGGGGCAGACCAACCAGGCCTGCCTGACACTGGCCGAGGTTCCAGTGCGCTTCCCGATGTCCGACGCGGTTGCCGTCGCCCAGTCGGAGAGAGCTTCGCTGGGCTGCCAGTGA
- a CDS encoding Minor outer membrane protein Omp16, producing the protein MTGAGRIVALVMVGLLATACTDKDALRGGDYGSGAGGAGAGVGSGSAADPKSPVYFQQAIGDRVFFAVDQSTLSDSARQTLDAQAKWLTTNTDFVATIEGHADEQGTREYNVALGERRANNVREYLMSRGVAGSRLKTVSYGKERPVEICSDEACYSKNRRAVTVLTIGLTG; encoded by the coding sequence ATGACAGGTGCGGGCAGGATCGTGGCGTTGGTGATGGTGGGGCTGCTGGCCACCGCCTGTACCGACAAGGACGCTTTGCGCGGCGGCGACTACGGCTCGGGCGCAGGTGGGGCAGGGGCCGGGGTGGGCTCCGGATCGGCGGCCGATCCGAAATCGCCGGTCTATTTCCAGCAGGCCATCGGGGACCGGGTGTTCTTTGCCGTCGATCAGTCGACGCTGAGCGACAGCGCCCGACAGACCCTGGACGCCCAGGCGAAATGGCTGACCACCAACACCGACTTCGTGGCGACGATCGAAGGCCATGCGGACGAACAGGGCACGCGGGAATACAACGTCGCCCTGGGCGAACGCCGGGCCAACAACGTGCGCGAATACCTGATGTCGCGCGGCGTGGCCGGCAGCCGGCTGAAAACCGTGTCCTACGGCAAGGAACGCCCGGTCGAGATCTGCAGCGACGAGGCCTGCTATTCCAAGAACCGGCGTGCGGTCACCGTGCTGACCATCGGATTGACGGGGTAA
- a CDS encoding translocation protein TolB produces the protein MMRAVQSYLIAALLALILPVCAMAQQGPLRIEITDGVIEPLPFAVPGFVPDSQAAGEYGTSLSRVIASDLSGTGLFREIPASAHVSQVTDFGAPVQFADWKAINAQALITGAVSLSGDRLTVRFRVYDVFSGAEIGSGLQFAGTTDGWRRMAHKVADTVYSRLTGEEPYFDSRVVFVSESGPKNDRAKRLAIMDYDGANVQYLTDSTSLVLAPRFSPSGDRVLYTSYETGFPRVYVMDVGRVSKVALESGQGSMSFAPRFSPDGRTVVFSEATGGNTDIYALNLATGQRKRLTTAPSIETSPSYSPDGSQIVFESDRSGGQQLYIMPASGGEPRRISSGTGRYGTPVWSPRGDLIAFTKQNKGRFHIGVMRTDGTGERLLTASFLDEGPTWSPNGRVIMFSRESQGSGGTSKLYSVDISGRNLKPVPTPDGASDPAWSPLQQ, from the coding sequence ATGATGCGAGCGGTCCAGAGTTACCTTATTGCGGCGCTGTTGGCGCTGATCCTTCCCGTGTGCGCCATGGCGCAGCAGGGGCCCCTGCGGATCGAGATCACCGATGGTGTGATCGAACCGTTGCCCTTCGCGGTGCCCGGCTTCGTGCCGGACAGCCAGGCGGCGGGGGAATACGGAACCTCGTTGTCGCGGGTCATCGCCTCGGATCTGAGCGGCACGGGACTGTTCCGGGAAATTCCGGCATCGGCGCATGTGTCCCAGGTGACCGATTTCGGCGCGCCGGTGCAGTTCGCGGACTGGAAGGCGATCAATGCGCAGGCGCTGATCACCGGGGCGGTGTCACTTTCGGGTGATCGCCTGACGGTGCGGTTCCGGGTCTACGACGTGTTTTCGGGGGCCGAGATCGGATCCGGGCTGCAGTTCGCGGGCACCACGGACGGCTGGCGGCGCATGGCGCACAAGGTGGCCGACACGGTCTATTCGCGGCTGACCGGGGAGGAACCCTATTTCGACAGCCGCGTGGTGTTCGTGTCCGAAAGCGGGCCCAAGAATGACCGGGCCAAGCGGCTGGCGATCATGGATTACGACGGCGCCAACGTGCAGTACCTGACCGACAGCACGTCGCTGGTGCTGGCGCCGCGGTTCTCGCCATCGGGCGACCGGGTGCTGTACACCAGCTACGAGACCGGCTTTCCGCGCGTCTACGTGATGGACGTGGGCCGGGTGAGCAAGGTGGCGCTGGAATCGGGCCAGGGGTCGATGAGCTTTGCGCCCCGGTTTTCGCCGGACGGGCGGACGGTGGTCTTCAGCGAGGCGACGGGCGGCAATACCGACATCTACGCGCTGAACCTGGCCACCGGGCAGCGCAAGCGGCTGACCACGGCGCCGTCGATCGAAACCTCGCCCAGCTATTCGCCGGACGGCAGCCAGATCGTGTTCGAAAGCGACCGTTCGGGCGGACAGCAGCTGTACATCATGCCCGCCAGCGGTGGCGAGCCGCGCCGGATTTCCTCGGGTACGGGGCGCTACGGCACGCCGGTCTGGTCGCCGCGCGGCGACCTGATCGCGTTCACCAAGCAGAACAAGGGGCGGTTCCACATCGGGGTGATGCGCACCGACGGCACCGGGGAACGGTTGCTGACGGCGTCGTTCCTGGACGAGGGCCCGACATGGTCGCCCAACGGGCGGGTGATCATGTTCAGCCGGGAAAGCCAGGGGTCGGGGGGCACGTCGAAGCTGTATTCGGTGGATATCTCGGGGCGCAACCTGAAGCCGGTTCCGACACCGGACGGGGCATCCGACCCGGCGTGGTCGCCGCTGCAGCAATAG